From Bacillus sp. FSL K6-3431, the proteins below share one genomic window:
- a CDS encoding zinc-dependent alcohol dehydrogenase: protein MKTIIAKNNKVEIVEREVPELKPSYLLIRTIYSVISPGTELLGIHVSNDREINLGYSAVGVIEECGENTQEYKKGDIVACYGAPYVHHAQYLHVPKTLCSIVPTNVDLKEAALAGIGAIAIHAIRIANLSFGEKVVVAGLGIIGQIIAQISDASAYDVYAYDLSTERTDLLSNYPNIKLFTERSQMEKEIDAKEKYKGADAVLLCAGGKKSPLPEQSLSWIRDKGKIVIVGDIEPVFPREKMFSKEASILISRAGGPGRYDDVYEKQAIDYHYGFIRWTEGRNLGEYLRLVSEKRINVHSYLSEEVAFKDIRTAYDELTNKDSSILTKVIKFE, encoded by the coding sequence TTGAAAACAATAATTGCTAAAAATAATAAAGTAGAAATTGTAGAAAGAGAAGTTCCGGAGCTAAAGCCATCTTATTTATTAATTAGAACTATCTATTCGGTGATTAGTCCAGGAACAGAATTATTGGGTATTCATGTTAGTAATGATCGTGAAATTAACCTCGGTTATAGTGCTGTTGGCGTCATCGAAGAATGTGGTGAAAATACGCAGGAATATAAAAAAGGGGATATCGTAGCCTGCTACGGTGCCCCATATGTGCATCACGCCCAATATTTACACGTACCTAAAACACTTTGTAGCATCGTTCCAACAAATGTAGATTTAAAAGAAGCTGCATTGGCCGGAATAGGTGCCATAGCCATTCATGCTATTAGAATCGCCAATCTTTCATTTGGTGAAAAGGTTGTAGTAGCTGGACTAGGAATTATTGGGCAGATTATAGCACAAATATCAGATGCATCTGCTTATGATGTGTATGCGTATGATTTGTCTACTGAAAGAACAGATTTATTAAGTAATTATCCTAATATAAAACTATTTACGGAACGATCTCAAATGGAAAAAGAGATCGATGCTAAAGAAAAATATAAAGGAGCAGATGCAGTTCTGTTATGTGCGGGTGGAAAAAAGTCACCATTACCAGAACAAAGCCTATCATGGATTAGGGATAAAGGAAAAATAGTCATTGTTGGTGATATTGAACCAGTTTTTCCTAGAGAGAAAATGTTTAGCAAGGAAGCAAGTATTTTGATCTCTAGGGCAGGAGGTCCAGGTAGATATGATGATGTATATGAAAAGCAAGCAATAGACTATCATTATGGATTCATACGTTGGACTGAAGGTAGAAACTTGGGAGAGTATTTAAGACTTGTCAGTGAAAAAAGAATAAATGTTCATTCTTATCTATCTGAAGAAGTGGCGTTCAAGGATATTCGTACAGCATACGATGAATTAACGAACAAAGATTCCTCTATCCTTACAAAAGTTATTAAGTTTGAGTAA
- a CDS encoding FAD-dependent oxidoreductase, producing the protein MIDLLIAGGGLGGCAAALAACSKGLTVVMTEETDWIGGQVTTQAVPADENPWIEQFGCTGRYREYRKNIRDYYRNHIPLKESVKQMEQLNPGKALVSNIAHDPRISVHVLTEMLSPYLLTGQLTIHFDTIVKDVQRAGRKISSVTLQHLLNRQQRKISVKYIIDATEAGDLLPLSGLDYVIGSESKAETGEAHATEVAESNNIQAFTYVLAMEYRQGENHLIPEPDMYSFWKEFHPDIWPDKYLSFFAPHPHTLKKREYSLFEEEGKFSLWNYRRIYAQELYDISTSGDVTLLNWPQNDYFLGNIYDVSEEEKKKHLDQAKQLSLSLFYWLQTEAPRPNGKKGYPGLKLRGDVLGTEDGLAKSAYIRESRRIKALYTIKEEDVSPKSNIGKTGTKYVDRVGIGSYSMDMHPSMSGENYIDIPALPFHIPLGALIPQELDNMLAGNKNIGTTHITNGCYRLHPVEWNIGEACGELVAFAIKNNKLPSEIRESEENLHDFQDLLRANGFELEWPEEFYQ; encoded by the coding sequence ATGATAGATTTATTAATAGCTGGTGGTGGATTAGGTGGTTGTGCGGCTGCACTAGCTGCTTGTTCTAAAGGATTAACAGTTGTCATGACAGAAGAAACGGATTGGATTGGGGGTCAAGTTACCACACAAGCAGTGCCAGCGGATGAAAATCCGTGGATTGAACAATTCGGTTGTACTGGCCGCTATCGAGAATACAGAAAGAATATCAGAGATTATTACCGCAATCATATACCATTAAAAGAGTCAGTAAAACAAATGGAACAATTGAATCCAGGTAAAGCACTCGTTAGTAATATAGCACATGATCCACGTATTTCTGTACATGTGTTAACCGAAATGCTTAGCCCCTATCTACTAACGGGACAACTGACCATTCATTTCGATACGATTGTAAAGGATGTACAACGTGCCGGTAGGAAAATTTCATCCGTTACACTCCAACATTTATTAAACAGGCAACAACGAAAGATATCTGTCAAATATATTATTGATGCTACTGAAGCAGGTGATTTGTTACCACTAAGTGGACTGGATTATGTAATTGGTTCTGAATCTAAGGCAGAAACTGGTGAAGCACATGCAACAGAGGTGGCTGAATCGAACAATATTCAGGCATTTACATATGTGCTTGCAATGGAATACCGTCAAGGTGAAAACCATCTTATTCCAGAGCCGGATATGTACAGTTTTTGGAAAGAGTTTCATCCAGACATATGGCCAGATAAATATTTAAGTTTTTTTGCTCCTCATCCACATACATTAAAAAAACGTGAATATAGTCTTTTTGAGGAGGAAGGAAAATTTTCTCTATGGAATTATCGTAGAATATATGCCCAAGAATTGTATGATATTTCAACATCAGGTGATGTCACATTGTTGAATTGGCCCCAAAATGATTATTTTTTAGGGAATATTTATGATGTATCGGAGGAAGAGAAAAAAAAGCATTTAGATCAAGCGAAACAATTAAGTTTATCTTTATTTTATTGGCTACAAACAGAGGCTCCAAGACCAAATGGTAAAAAGGGGTATCCTGGCTTAAAACTTCGTGGTGATGTACTGGGGACAGAAGATGGGTTGGCAAAATCGGCTTATATTCGTGAATCAAGAAGGATTAAAGCCTTATACACGATTAAAGAAGAAGATGTATCTCCAAAAAGTAATATTGGAAAGACTGGGACGAAGTATGTTGATAGAGTTGGTATTGGCTCCTACAGCATGGATATGCACCCGAGTATGTCAGGGGAAAATTATATAGATATTCCGGCATTACCATTTCATATTCCACTAGGGGCGTTGATTCCTCAAGAGTTGGACAATATGTTAGCGGGAAATAAAAATATTGGAACGACGCATATTACAAATGGTTGCTATCGTTTACATCCAGTAGAATGGAATATTGGTGAGGCTTGTGGTGAACTAGTTGCGTTTGCCATTAAGAATAATAAACTACCGTCGGAAATCAGAGAATCGGAGGAAAATTTACATGACTTTCAAGATTTGTTAAGGGCTAATGGCTTTGAATTAGAGTGGCCTGAAGAATTTTATCAATAG
- a CDS encoding 3-ketoacyl-ACP reductase, producing MQNIQGKNALITGGGKGIGRATAIAFAKEGINIGLIGRTFENLENVAKELEAYEVNVTVAVADVSDNESVIAAVDHIKSELGPIDILINNAGIGKFGKFLELSPEEFKNIIDVNLMGVYYVTRAVLPEMIDRNSGDIINISSTAGQKGAPVTSAYSASKFGVLGLTESLMLEVRKHNIRVSALTPSTVATDLAYAENLTDGNPDKVMQPEDLAEVMLSQLKLHPRILVKSAGLWSTNP from the coding sequence ATGCAAAATATCCAAGGAAAAAACGCTTTGATTACAGGAGGCGGAAAAGGTATTGGCCGAGCTACTGCCATTGCATTTGCTAAAGAAGGCATTAATATAGGCCTGATCGGAAGAACATTCGAAAATCTTGAGAATGTGGCCAAAGAACTGGAAGCATACGAAGTCAACGTAACTGTTGCTGTCGCAGATGTGTCGGATAACGAATCTGTCATCGCTGCAGTGGATCATATTAAATCGGAACTCGGACCTATCGATATCCTTATCAACAATGCTGGCATCGGTAAATTCGGTAAATTTCTTGAACTGTCACCGGAGGAATTCAAAAATATTATCGATGTCAATTTGATGGGTGTTTATTATGTAACAAGAGCTGTACTACCAGAGATGATTGACAGGAATTCAGGAGATATCATTAATATTTCCTCAACTGCCGGACAGAAAGGTGCACCTGTAACAAGTGCATACAGTGCTTCAAAATTCGGGGTTCTTGGCCTTACTGAGTCGCTCATGCTCGAAGTTAGAAAACATAATATACGTGTAAGTGCACTAACTCCAAGTACTGTGGCTACAGATTTAGCTTACGCTGAAAATCTTACAGATGGTAATCCTGACAAAGTGATGCAACCTGAAGATCTTGCAGAAGTTATGCTTTCACAGTTAAAACTTCATCCCCGCATTCTCGTCAAGTCTGCTGGACTATGGTCGACAAACCCATAG
- a CDS encoding YeeE/YedE family protein, translated as MAQTVLTPATKWNRTPTTVTSELKPVQKPLVAIGILATIILFTFIVIVTNLTQGILFIIGLLLGMTLLHARFGFTSAFRRLMSVGNVQGLQAHMLMLAVASTLFALILANGFSFTGVTPTGYVSPVGMSVLFGSFIFGIGMQLGNGCASGTLYSVGGGASSMILTLLAFIAGSVLGAYHFTFWMEDTPSLPPISLAESTGLGYFGAWLVQMILFAAIYWITVQFAKKKNPPMMKPLPTTQGFKKIIRGSWPLFAAAIVLAVLNALTLTVRGNPWGITSAFALWGGKALMAVGIDVSSWGYFSGANATALTTTVLADSTSVMNFGIILGAFISAAAQGTFKPKKIKPGVAGASIIGGILMGYGARLAFGCNIGAYFGGISSFSLHGWVWMIMAMLGTFIALFIRPLFGLKNPKSTDSIC; from the coding sequence ATGGCACAAACTGTTTTAACTCCAGCTACTAAATGGAATCGAACACCAACAACTGTTACATCTGAGCTTAAACCAGTGCAAAAGCCACTTGTTGCAATCGGTATTTTAGCAACTATTATTTTATTTACTTTCATAGTTATAGTCACGAACTTAACTCAAGGCATACTATTCATTATTGGGCTTTTACTCGGAATGACCTTACTACATGCACGCTTTGGGTTTACCTCTGCTTTTAGACGATTAATGTCAGTCGGTAACGTCCAAGGGCTACAAGCACACATGCTGATGCTCGCAGTCGCATCAACATTATTTGCACTGATACTCGCTAATGGCTTTAGTTTTACAGGAGTTACACCTACTGGGTATGTTTCGCCTGTCGGCATGAGTGTTTTATTCGGTTCATTTATTTTCGGAATAGGCATGCAGCTAGGTAATGGTTGTGCCTCTGGGACATTATATTCTGTGGGCGGTGGAGCATCATCAATGATTTTAACTCTACTCGCTTTTATTGCAGGATCGGTTTTGGGAGCCTACCACTTCACATTCTGGATGGAGGATACTCCGTCACTACCGCCGATTTCACTTGCCGAATCCACAGGTCTTGGTTACTTCGGGGCTTGGTTAGTACAAATGATCCTATTTGCCGCAATTTATTGGATTACAGTTCAATTTGCAAAAAAGAAAAATCCACCGATGATGAAACCACTTCCGACAACACAAGGTTTTAAAAAGATCATTCGAGGATCTTGGCCATTATTTGCAGCTGCAATTGTTTTAGCTGTTTTAAATGCTTTAACATTGACTGTTAGAGGTAATCCTTGGGGAATCACTTCTGCGTTTGCCCTTTGGGGTGGAAAAGCACTTATGGCGGTTGGAATTGATGTTTCAAGTTGGGGTTATTTTTCGGGGGCAAATGCTACAGCACTTACTACTACTGTTTTAGCAGACTCCACAAGTGTAATGAATTTTGGAATTATATTAGGGGCATTTATTTCTGCAGCAGCCCAAGGAACATTTAAACCTAAAAAAATTAAACCTGGGGTTGCAGGCGCTTCTATTATTGGCGGAATCTTAATGGGGTACGGAGCTCGTCTCGCTTTTGGATGTAACATCGGAGCTTATTTTGGTGGTATTTCCTCCTTTAGCCTGCACGGTTGGGTTTGGATGATAATGGCAATGCTAGGAACTTTTATTGCTTTGTTTATTCGGCCTCTTTTTGGACTTAAAAATCCAAAGTCTACAGATTCAATATGTTAA
- a CDS encoding PrpR N-terminal domain-containing protein produces MKIKTCVITPYAAMVPLVRECIDQFPDLDIQIEIGDLEKGVELAKKAEKSGYQVIISRGGTAKLIRKAVSILVIDVHLSGYDMLRALTLAKDFKGKKAIVGFSNVTMGAQSIIDLLELPMKAYTIDTAEEVGPLIIKLKKEGYEKIIGDVVTVETSFKYGVEGLLIHSGREAIYGAFESALSDYTFIKKAQHLIRIMRQTLTDFDKDFCMISKNGECIFEEWNTFESCPLNKEELTMITNELFTDSQPLTKTIQKENDQLEILGKVISDNDQIVAILSLKKRTKEWSSYSWLQIKSNENLEKVVHQSDVMNHLIKNMRNHDIISQPIFLVGDKGTGKSFIAQHLHMTHVMKGYIVCVDCRFADVHSLAKSISNDIKTLYLHSIHSQDEAVLKNVEKIIRLCRERNIFLVMSSDSIHVDQLPYNFLSQVNIINIPSLLERKADISELVTHFIAYYHQTLATKPVRIQKEALELLENHHWQGNITELKGFIKNVALNEQGYVIELETISKLLTSKATHSDIRYSFTNGTLKEIEKQIILAMMEEEQQNQTRVAKRLGINRATLWRKLKE; encoded by the coding sequence ATGAAGATTAAAACATGTGTCATAACTCCGTATGCTGCAATGGTACCACTTGTTAGAGAATGTATTGACCAGTTTCCGGATTTGGACATACAAATTGAAATTGGTGATTTAGAAAAGGGAGTGGAGCTCGCTAAGAAGGCAGAAAAATCAGGTTATCAAGTAATTATTAGCCGCGGTGGTACAGCAAAATTGATTAGAAAAGCAGTTTCTATTTTAGTCATTGATGTCCATTTATCAGGGTATGATATGCTTCGTGCACTTACACTTGCTAAGGACTTTAAAGGGAAAAAGGCAATCGTGGGGTTCTCAAATGTGACTATGGGAGCACAGTCGATTATTGATTTATTAGAATTACCTATGAAAGCTTATACGATTGATACTGCAGAGGAAGTAGGCCCACTTATAATCAAATTGAAAAAAGAGGGTTATGAAAAAATTATCGGTGATGTGGTAACTGTTGAAACATCATTCAAATATGGAGTAGAAGGTTTATTAATACATTCTGGAAGGGAAGCTATTTATGGAGCATTCGAATCGGCTCTTTCAGACTATACTTTTATTAAGAAAGCACAGCACTTAATCCGTATCATGCGCCAGACTTTAACTGATTTTGACAAGGACTTTTGCATGATCAGTAAAAATGGGGAATGTATTTTCGAAGAATGGAATACTTTTGAATCCTGCCCGTTGAATAAAGAAGAATTAACTATGATAACAAATGAGTTATTTACTGACTCACAACCATTAACTAAAACAATTCAAAAAGAAAATGATCAATTGGAGATATTAGGGAAGGTAATTTCCGATAATGATCAAATAGTTGCTATTCTTTCTTTGAAAAAGAGAACAAAAGAGTGGAGCAGTTACTCATGGCTTCAAATAAAAAGCAATGAAAACTTAGAAAAAGTAGTACATCAAAGCGATGTGATGAATCATTTAATAAAAAACATGAGAAATCACGATATAATAAGCCAACCTATTTTTCTAGTAGGAGACAAAGGTACTGGTAAGTCGTTTATTGCACAACATTTGCATATGACACATGTAATGAAGGGGTATATTGTTTGTGTTGATTGCAGGTTCGCAGATGTTCATTCGCTTGCAAAGTCTATTTCTAATGATATAAAAACACTGTATCTCCACTCGATACACAGTCAAGATGAAGCCGTTTTAAAAAATGTCGAAAAAATTATTCGGTTGTGTAGGGAAAGAAATATATTTTTAGTTATGTCTTCTGATTCAATTCATGTCGATCAACTACCATATAATTTTCTTTCGCAAGTAAATATTATTAATATACCTTCATTATTGGAACGTAAAGCGGATATATCAGAACTAGTTACGCATTTTATTGCTTATTATCACCAAACTCTAGCAACTAAGCCTGTACGAATACAAAAAGAAGCCTTAGAATTATTGGAAAACCATCATTGGCAAGGAAATATCACTGAGTTAAAAGGATTTATTAAAAATGTTGCACTAAACGAACAAGGTTATGTTATTGAATTGGAAACCATTAGTAAACTATTAACATCAAAAGCTACTCATTCTGACATTCGGTATTCATTTACTAATGGCACTTTAAAAGAAATAGAGAAGCAAATTATTTTAGCTATGATGGAAGAAGAGCAACAAAACCAAACACGAGTAGCAAAACGTTTAGGAATAAATCGGGCAACTTTATGGCGCAAACTTAAAGAATAA
- a CDS encoding 2-keto-3-deoxygluconate permease — translation MNIKATLDRIPGGMMVVPLLIAATINTIAPNLLRIGNFTEALFVNGASTLIALFLFCAGAQINLRNVGVSLGKGATLLTVKWIVGAAVGLLAYSVAGTQGLFLGLAPIAIIAAMTNSNGGLYVALVGQYGKSDDKAAYSILALNDGPFLTMIALSIFGAMGFVDGLFSITSFISVLLPIVIGMVIGNLDRDMEAFFSKGSDMLIPFFAFALGMNIDFQAILSGGLSGVLLGIATVLLTGTAGYFVFKMFKWNPIVGASEGSTAGNAVATPAVIAAASPAFAANVELATVQVAASVVTTAILLPLFIGFLVKRLEKKGKKAESNFL, via the coding sequence ATGAATATTAAAGCAACACTTGATCGTATCCCAGGAGGGATGATGGTAGTACCTTTACTGATAGCGGCTACCATTAATACAATAGCTCCTAATCTATTAAGAATAGGCAATTTCACGGAAGCACTGTTTGTAAACGGTGCCAGCACACTTATCGCTTTATTCCTATTTTGTGCAGGTGCACAAATAAATCTTAGGAATGTTGGGGTGTCTTTAGGGAAAGGAGCTACACTTTTAACGGTTAAATGGATTGTTGGGGCAGCAGTTGGTTTGCTTGCATATTCAGTGGCCGGTACACAAGGGTTATTTCTTGGTTTAGCACCAATTGCAATTATAGCAGCTATGACTAATAGTAATGGTGGTCTATATGTAGCCTTAGTAGGGCAATATGGTAAATCAGATGATAAGGCTGCATACTCGATTTTAGCTTTAAATGATGGTCCTTTTCTTACAATGATTGCATTATCAATCTTCGGTGCAATGGGATTTGTTGATGGTCTTTTTTCAATTACGTCTTTCATATCGGTTTTACTACCAATTGTCATTGGTATGGTTATTGGTAATTTAGATAGAGATATGGAAGCCTTTTTCAGCAAAGGCAGTGATATGCTTATTCCATTCTTTGCTTTTGCGCTAGGAATGAATATCGATTTTCAAGCTATTCTATCGGGTGGGCTTTCTGGAGTGCTTTTGGGAATTGCTACAGTATTATTAACGGGTACGGCAGGTTATTTTGTGTTTAAAATGTTTAAATGGAATCCAATTGTTGGGGCATCAGAAGGTTCCACTGCAGGAAACGCAGTTGCAACACCGGCGGTTATTGCTGCCGCAAGTCCAGCATTTGCTGCAAATGTAGAATTAGCAACAGTTCAGGTAGCGGCCAGTGTTGTGACAACAGCTATATTATTACCTCTTTTCATAGGATTCTTAGTGAAGAGATTAGAGAAAAAGGGAAAAAAAGCAGAATCAAATTTCCTCTAA
- a CDS encoding four-carbon acid sugar kinase family protein, with amino-acid sequence MKLAIIADDLTGANDSGVQLAKYGLKTSVFLGLDKDAVMTSEAVVFDTNSRSITKLDAYNKVKAVTEFFTNQGFNYIYKKIDSTMRGNIASEIEAFHDVVKTDFVFIVPGYPKNGRTVINGHHYLNGTRLNETEIAHDPKTPVTESHIPTLIGTEIHKEVGLIGLDTIRNEEKDLKKRLEKYEEMNISYIVVDSETEGDLESILRLTKALDYTIAWVGSAGLANYLPAYYGMKERNQVLKIPQHHDPILTVVGSVNVNSRKQLNLLLQEPNIVGIEMTSYYAVMDQEKRKLEMSSVFSQAMEAAKKGFDVVIYTSGNPKDIEYARKVGESKGFNHTETSNEIVNMLGGIISVLIEEKIFKGIVMTGGDTAKQVCELWDVKGFHLYDELETGVPISSFIGIDDIFVITKAGGFGKETVFIDAIKKLKGDF; translated from the coding sequence ATGAAGTTAGCAATTATCGCTGATGACTTGACTGGGGCCAATGATAGTGGTGTACAACTAGCTAAATATGGATTAAAAACATCGGTATTTTTAGGATTAGACAAAGATGCAGTAATGACATCTGAAGCAGTTGTATTTGATACGAATAGCCGCTCTATTACTAAATTGGATGCCTATAATAAAGTAAAAGCAGTAACTGAATTCTTTACAAATCAAGGATTTAATTATATTTACAAAAAAATCGATTCTACGATGAGGGGAAATATTGCTTCTGAAATAGAGGCGTTTCACGATGTTGTAAAAACTGATTTCGTGTTTATCGTGCCAGGTTATCCTAAAAATGGACGGACTGTTATAAATGGCCATCATTACTTAAATGGTACCCGATTAAATGAAACTGAAATCGCACATGATCCTAAAACGCCGGTAACCGAATCACATATCCCTACGCTCATAGGCACAGAGATACATAAAGAAGTAGGGCTTATTGGGCTTGATACGATTAGGAATGAAGAAAAAGACTTAAAGAAAAGGTTAGAAAAATATGAAGAAATGAACATTTCTTATATTGTGGTTGATTCTGAAACGGAAGGGGACCTGGAGTCGATATTACGTTTGACAAAAGCGTTGGACTATACAATCGCATGGGTAGGTTCCGCCGGTTTGGCTAATTATCTTCCAGCGTACTATGGAATGAAAGAAAGAAATCAGGTATTAAAGATTCCACAACATCACGATCCGATCCTAACGGTTGTTGGGAGCGTGAATGTAAATTCTCGAAAACAGTTAAACTTACTTTTACAAGAGCCTAATATTGTCGGTATTGAAATGACATCCTATTATGCTGTCATGGATCAAGAAAAGCGAAAACTAGAAATGTCGAGCGTATTTTCACAAGCGATGGAAGCAGCAAAAAAAGGTTTCGATGTAGTCATATATACTTCCGGTAATCCAAAAGATATTGAATATGCTAGAAAAGTGGGAGAATCTAAAGGGTTTAACCATACTGAAACTAGCAATGAAATTGTGAATATGCTAGGTGGTATAATTTCTGTCTTAATTGAAGAAAAGATATTCAAAGGTATTGTCATGACAGGCGGGGACACAGCTAAACAAGTATGTGAATTATGGGATGTAAAAGGATTTCATTTATACGACGAACTAGAAACTGGCGTACCAATCTCAAGCTTCATTGGCATCGACGATATATTTGTTATTACTAAGGCCGGAGGATTTGGTAAAGAGACAGTTTTTATAGATGCTATAAAAAAACTAAAAGGAGATTTCTAA
- the pdxA gene encoding 4-hydroxythreonine-4-phosphate dehydrogenase PdxA, whose translation MSINNYVKPVIGITMGDAAGIGPEIIVKSLMDPVIYNKCQPVVIGDAKILERVKPIVGADLEIHIIDHISKAKNQYGTIDVFDLNLLSIDLPFGSVSSEAGNAAYQYLAKAVELAKDHMIDSICTAPLNKEAMHKGGHLYPGHTEILAALTDTEDFSMMLTTPNLRVIHLTTHMGLIDAIQSITPERTYKVIKLAHDTLTKAGIDNPSIAVCGINPHAGENGLFGNGEEEEKLMPGIERALLEGINASGPHPADTLFFRAGRGDFDMVVACYHDQGHAPIKVMGIEEGVNITVGLKGGIIRTSVDHGTAFDIAGKNIADSKSMKAAIYSAIELSPKKLR comes from the coding sequence ATGAGCATAAATAATTATGTAAAACCGGTTATCGGTATTACCATGGGGGATGCCGCGGGTATTGGTCCTGAAATTATAGTTAAGTCTTTAATGGATCCTGTTATTTATAATAAATGCCAACCAGTTGTTATCGGCGATGCAAAAATACTTGAACGAGTAAAACCAATTGTAGGTGCAGATCTGGAAATCCATATTATTGACCATATATCAAAAGCAAAGAATCAGTATGGGACGATCGATGTGTTTGACTTAAACTTATTATCGATTGATCTACCTTTTGGGAGCGTATCTAGTGAAGCTGGAAATGCTGCGTATCAATATTTGGCAAAAGCAGTTGAGCTAGCAAAAGATCATATGATTGATTCTATTTGTACTGCACCATTGAATAAAGAAGCAATGCATAAAGGAGGTCATCTATATCCAGGCCATACTGAAATCTTAGCAGCCTTAACGGATACAGAAGACTTTTCGATGATGTTAACAACGCCCAATTTAAGAGTTATCCACTTGACAACTCATATGGGCTTGATCGATGCAATCCAGAGTATTACTCCGGAACGAACATATAAGGTAATTAAATTAGCTCATGATACCCTAACTAAAGCAGGTATTGACAATCCGAGCATAGCTGTTTGTGGGATTAATCCTCATGCAGGGGAAAATGGCCTATTCGGTAATGGTGAGGAAGAAGAAAAACTGATGCCTGGTATTGAAAGAGCATTACTAGAAGGAATTAATGCATCTGGACCACATCCTGCTGATACATTATTTTTCCGTGCTGGAAGAGGGGATTTTGATATGGTTGTCGCTTGTTATCACGACCAAGGACATGCTCCAATAAAAGTAATGGGTATTGAAGAAGGTGTTAATATTACGGTTGGTCTAAAAGGTGGCATTATTAGAACATCTGTAGATCATGGCACAGCTTTTGATATTGCTGGAAAAAATATTGCTGATTCAAAAAGCATGAAGGCTGCTATATATTCAGCCATTGAATTATCACCCAAAAAGCTTCGTTGA
- the metC gene encoding cystathionine beta-lyase — MTTLQTKIIQDSTSIDPTTGSVNVPLYLSSTFHQFDFDQYGKYDYSRSQNPTREVLENAIASLENGVQGFAFASGMAAISTAFLLLSQNDHVLVSEDVYGGTYRVVSQILDRYGIEHTFVDTTDLDKVAAAIQSNTKVIYIETPSNPTLKITDIQGIAKLAKANNCFTFVDNTFMTPVFQRPLELGADLVLHSATKFLSGHSDVLAGLAVAKDKGLAEQLAFLQNSFGGILGAYDSWLLLRGIKTLHVRMEASSQSAAKIAEYLNSQEEIQHVYYPGISAHTGYEIHKYQSSSAGAVLSFRLESDDAVRQFKDNIKLPLFAVSLGGVESILSYPAKMSHAAMPKKVREKRGITDGLLRLSVGLEDPDDLIRDIEQALSKIKKGGKLVDAIS, encoded by the coding sequence GTGACAACATTACAAACGAAGATCATTCAAGATTCGACGAGCATTGATCCAACAACAGGATCGGTAAATGTACCACTTTATTTATCATCTACTTTTCACCAGTTTGATTTTGATCAATATGGAAAATACGACTATAGCCGTTCACAAAATCCTACTCGTGAAGTGCTAGAAAATGCGATTGCTTCTCTTGAGAATGGTGTACAGGGATTTGCTTTTGCATCAGGAATGGCTGCTATATCTACTGCATTTTTACTATTATCACAAAATGATCATGTGCTAGTCTCAGAAGATGTGTATGGAGGAACATATAGAGTAGTATCACAGATATTGGATCGATATGGTATTGAGCATACATTTGTTGATACGACGGATCTTGATAAAGTTGCTGCGGCGATTCAATCAAATACAAAAGTGATTTATATTGAAACACCATCGAATCCTACGCTGAAAATTACTGATATTCAAGGTATAGCAAAGTTAGCAAAAGCAAATAATTGTTTCACTTTCGTCGATAACACATTTATGACACCTGTATTCCAACGTCCGCTTGAACTTGGTGCTGATCTAGTTCTTCATAGTGCAACGAAATTTCTATCTGGACATAGTGATGTCCTTGCAGGTCTAGCTGTTGCGAAGGATAAAGGATTGGCAGAACAATTGGCTTTTTTACAAAACTCATTCGGGGGAATCTTAGGCGCATATGATTCATGGTTACTTTTACGAGGGATCAAAACTTTACATGTGAGAATGGAAGCATCATCTCAATCAGCAGCAAAGATTGCGGAGTATTTAAATAGTCAAGAAGAGATACAGCATGTCTATTATCCAGGGATATCAGCCCATACAGGATATGAGATTCATAAATATCAATCGTCTTCGGCAGGAGCCGTTCTCTCCTTTCGTCTAGAAAGCGATGATGCAGTACGACAGTTTAAAGATAATATTAAACTTCCTTTATTTGCGGTAAGTCTTGGTGGTGTCGAGTCCATACTATCATATCCAGCTAAAATGTCGCATGCAGCAATGCCGAAAAAAGTAAGAGAAAAACGTGGCATTACCGATGGATTACTACGATTGTCGGTGGGTTTAGAAGATCCCGATGATTTGATTAGAGATATCGAACAGGCACTTTCAAAAATAAAGAAGGGAGGTAAACTCGTTGACGCTATTAGCTAG